Proteins encoded in a region of the Bacillus marinisedimentorum genome:
- a CDS encoding GNAT family N-acetyltransferase: MGFPELETKRLKLVQLGEEHIPGFYDIMSRDEVTKYYGMESLKNLEEAARIIESFRTNFENKRAVRWGILLKDTEDFAGTVGLNNLHVRGKRAEIGYELHPSHWNKGITTEAVKEVLRYAFEELDLFRMGAVTFTENKTSIQLLKRLGFKEEGILRGYLFQNNQSHDGLVFSLLKTEW, encoded by the coding sequence ATGGGATTTCCGGAATTGGAAACAAAAAGGCTGAAACTTGTTCAATTGGGAGAGGAACACATTCCCGGGTTTTATGACATTATGTCGCGCGATGAAGTCACTAAATACTACGGAATGGAAAGTTTAAAAAATTTGGAGGAAGCTGCCCGGATAATCGAATCTTTCCGTACGAATTTTGAAAATAAGAGGGCGGTAAGATGGGGGATCTTGCTAAAAGATACAGAAGATTTTGCCGGAACAGTCGGATTGAATAATCTCCACGTTCGGGGCAAGAGGGCTGAAATCGGCTATGAATTGCATCCTTCACACTGGAATAAGGGGATTACAACGGAAGCTGTCAAAGAAGTGTTGCGCTACGCTTTTGAAGAGCTGGACTTATTCAGAATGGGTGCTGTAACGTTTACCGAAAACAAGACATCTATCCAGTTATTAAAGCGCCTGGGCTTTAAGGAAGAAGGGATTCTCAGGGGATATCTGTTTCAGAATAATCAATCCCATGATGGTCTGGTGTTTTCGCTGCTTAAGACAGAATGGTGA
- a CDS encoding SHOCT domain-containing protein translates to MGIVFIVLVIAAVYYFTKSGGGINFEKKAGQSSLDILNERYARGEIDEEEYEKKKRILTEA, encoded by the coding sequence GTGGGTATTGTATTTATCGTTCTCGTGATAGCAGCCGTTTATTATTTCACCAAATCAGGAGGAGGCATAAATTTCGAGAAAAAGGCCGGTCAATCGTCCCTTGATATATTGAATGAACGTTATGCACGCGGAGAAATTGATGAAGAAGAGTATGAAAAGAAGAAAAGGATTTTGACAGAAGCTTAA
- a CDS encoding multicopper oxidase domain-containing protein: MRFVLKQLHNRKKRLSYSGSPPPANGRGWKDTVPVYPGGEVEVLITFDYRGIFMYHCHILDHEDAGMAGQIKVEE, translated from the coding sequence ATGAGATTTGTACTGAAGCAATTACATAACAGAAAGAAGAGACTCTCTTATAGTGGAAGCCCTCCTCCGGCAAACGGAAGGGGCTGGAAGGATACGGTGCCCGTCTATCCCGGCGGGGAAGTGGAGGTTCTTATCACGTTTGATTATAGGGGGATCTTCATGTATCACTGCCATATACTTGATCACGAAGATGCAGGGATGGCGGGACAGATAAAAGTGGAGGAGTAG
- a CDS encoding S66 family peptidase: MLIKPKKLQPGDTVATVSPSWGGAGEPDLRWRYEQGVERLENVFGLNVVPMPNSLKGAEYLYQNPQARAEDLMTAFRDEKVKAIFANIGGSDSIRLLPYIDFDVIRDNPKIFVGYSDNTISHLFCLKAGVSSFYGPAVMVDFAENVEMDPYTIEMVKRTFFSNDIIGEIKPAEEWTSEHLRWEEGNKSQRRSMNKNSGYEVLQGSGSIQGRLMGGCIEVLEFAKETEIWPAREYWNESILFFETSEEKPKPEYITYWLRNYAAQGILQNVKGIIFGKPQDEMYYEEYKQEILQVMKEYDLEGLPILYNLNFGHTEPKIILPYGALAEIDCDGGAFSILESGVE, translated from the coding sequence ATGCTAATCAAACCTAAAAAATTGCAGCCGGGTGACACGGTTGCAACCGTAAGCCCTTCCTGGGGCGGTGCAGGGGAACCGGATTTGCGGTGGCGTTATGAACAGGGTGTGGAGAGGCTGGAGAACGTTTTTGGCCTTAACGTTGTGCCGATGCCGAACAGCCTGAAAGGCGCAGAATATTTATACCAGAATCCGCAAGCCAGAGCTGAAGATTTGATGACAGCTTTCAGGGATGAAAAGGTAAAAGCGATTTTTGCCAATATCGGCGGGAGTGACAGCATTCGGCTGCTCCCTTATATCGATTTTGATGTGATCCGCGACAATCCGAAAATTTTTGTCGGCTATTCAGACAATACGATTTCTCACCTGTTTTGCCTTAAAGCGGGCGTTTCCTCCTTTTATGGTCCGGCTGTGATGGTCGATTTCGCTGAAAATGTGGAAATGGATCCGTACACGATTGAAATGGTGAAACGGACCTTCTTTTCAAATGACATCATTGGAGAAATCAAGCCGGCGGAAGAGTGGACCAGCGAGCACTTAAGATGGGAGGAAGGAAATAAAAGCCAGCGGCGTTCAATGAACAAGAATTCCGGTTATGAAGTCCTGCAGGGTTCGGGGAGCATTCAGGGACGTTTGATGGGCGGATGTATCGAGGTGCTGGAGTTTGCCAAAGAAACAGAAATCTGGCCGGCCAGAGAATACTGGAATGAAAGTATCCTCTTTTTTGAAACATCGGAAGAGAAGCCGAAGCCCGAGTACATCACATACTGGCTCCGCAATTATGCGGCGCAAGGGATATTGCAAAACGTGAAAGGAATCATTTTTGGCAAGCCTCAGGATGAAATGTATTACGAAGAATACAAACAGGAAATCCTGCAGGTTATGAAAGAATATGATTTAGAGGGCTTGCCGATTTTATATAACTTGAACTTTGGCCATACCGAGCCGAAAATTATTTTGCCTTACGGTGCGCTGGCGGAGATTGATTGTGATGGAGGGGCGTTTTCGATTTTGGAGAGTGGTGTGGAATGA
- a CDS encoding MFS transporter, with protein MNKSFYALLVSQTSTNLGFALYTMAVVLHLFNETGSTALSAAVTLVSVISRMVSHVVLPSISDRYKLRDILKLSQLLQVVLLIGMFFLLLQKLTGVMTTAVFILLSLISFFNGFFVPIKSSLVKVVIPAKLRVKANSLISTVDQTFLFAGWTFGGVILAFLGIPLTLIITIFFLAISVFSLLLFKTNSSPDIKETAGMMERLTIGWKYLFKHKGLRILIMMDLMEAWVGTIWIGAVTLTYAEQALGKGEAWWGYINGGYYFGTIAGGILIYRLSKVMQGRLAGYMLVGSFIFGILTFLYGFIFKPLCCFIIGYPDGAVLSTEGSCPGNNVSKQHR; from the coding sequence TAGTAAGTCAAACTTCAACAAATCTTGGTTTTGCCCTATATACTATGGCTGTGGTCCTGCATCTTTTTAATGAAACCGGTTCTACGGCCTTGTCGGCGGCAGTAACGCTCGTAAGCGTCATTTCACGCATGGTGAGTCATGTCGTGCTGCCGTCAATTTCTGACCGGTATAAACTTCGGGATATATTAAAACTGTCACAGCTGCTGCAAGTGGTCTTGCTTATCGGAATGTTTTTCTTGCTGCTTCAAAAGCTGACTGGCGTGATGACGACGGCAGTTTTTATTCTGTTGAGTTTAATCTCTTTTTTTAACGGATTTTTTGTACCAATCAAGAGCTCACTGGTCAAAGTGGTTATACCTGCAAAATTAAGAGTGAAAGCAAACAGTCTCATCTCAACTGTTGACCAGACATTTTTATTTGCAGGCTGGACGTTTGGCGGTGTGATTCTGGCATTTCTCGGGATACCACTCACTCTTATCATTACGATTTTCTTCCTTGCGATTTCAGTCTTCAGTTTATTGCTATTCAAAACAAACAGCTCGCCTGACATTAAGGAAACTGCCGGAATGATGGAACGTTTGACAATCGGATGGAAGTATCTCTTTAAACATAAGGGACTGCGGATTTTGATTATGATGGATTTAATGGAAGCATGGGTGGGAACGATTTGGATTGGTGCCGTTACGCTAACATACGCAGAACAAGCTCTCGGTAAGGGTGAAGCGTGGTGGGGTTACATTAACGGCGGGTATTATTTTGGAACCATAGCGGGAGGAATTTTGATTTATCGCCTTTCGAAAGTTATGCAAGGGCGTTTGGCCGGTTACATGCTTGTAGGTTCATTCATTTTTGGCATCTTGACGTTCTTATATGGCTTTATTTTCAAACCCCTTTGTTGCTTTATTATTGGTTATCCTGATGGGGCCGTCTTATCAACTGAGGGATCTTGCCCAGGAAACAATGTTTCAAAACAGCACCGATGA
- a CDS encoding GNAT family N-acetyltransferase: MIIREINASDTEAFLNLTAEVERTSDFMLWEEGERTITAADQRNRIEAMKQSENSTILLAEVNNKLAGYVMAFGGNAKRNKHSAYLVAGVLKEYRGIGIGTELFKEMEKWAVDHGIHRLELTAVTQNEAGVALYKKIGFEIEGTKRDSLFIGGRYVDEYYMGKLIFPDD, translated from the coding sequence TTGATTATCAGAGAAATAAACGCTTCAGACACCGAAGCATTCCTAAACCTGACAGCGGAAGTTGAAAGAACCTCCGACTTCATGCTCTGGGAAGAGGGCGAAAGGACAATCACAGCGGCTGATCAGCGCAACCGAATCGAAGCGATGAAACAAAGTGAGAACTCGACGATACTCCTAGCTGAGGTAAACAATAAGTTGGCGGGTTACGTTATGGCTTTCGGCGGAAATGCAAAAAGGAACAAACATTCAGCATACCTTGTTGCTGGAGTTTTAAAAGAATATAGAGGAATTGGGATCGGGACTGAGCTGTTCAAGGAAATGGAGAAGTGGGCAGTTGATCACGGTATCCATCGTCTTGAGTTGACTGCCGTAACCCAGAATGAAGCAGGTGTCGCCCTGTATAAAAAAATAGGATTCGAAATAGAGGGAACAAAACGGGACTCACTGTTTATCGGGGGCCGATATGTTGATGAGTATTATATGGGAAAGCTGATTTTTCCTGATGACTGA
- a CDS encoding GNAT family N-acetyltransferase, which yields MDIQLQKAIDQDAQDIFDIQVKAFKPLLEKYKDVHTNPANETIERVLERIHHPDGSFYKIVANRRLAGAICIVWKNDRRFRISPMFIHPDYQGKGIAQHAIRLTEELFPQAGSWELATILEEERNCYLYEKMGYSKTGVKKKLNEGATVVYYEKPGK from the coding sequence GTGGATATACAGCTGCAAAAAGCAATAGATCAAGATGCACAAGATATTTTCGACATACAAGTAAAAGCCTTTAAGCCGTTACTGGAAAAATATAAGGATGTCCATACAAACCCGGCTAATGAAACGATTGAAAGGGTCCTTGAAAGAATCCATCACCCTGACGGAAGCTTTTATAAAATTGTTGCCAACCGTCGTTTAGCCGGTGCAATATGCATTGTATGGAAAAATGACAGGAGATTCCGGATCAGCCCGATGTTCATTCACCCTGACTATCAGGGAAAGGGAATCGCCCAGCACGCGATTCGGTTAACGGAGGAATTATTCCCGCAGGCAGGCAGCTGGGAACTGGCAACAATCCTGGAAGAAGAGCGGAACTGCTATTTATATGAAAAAATGGGCTACTCAAAGACGGGCGTGAAGAAAAAACTGAATGAAGGGGCCACGGTTGTTTATTATGAAAAACCTGGAAAATGA
- a CDS encoding aldo/keto reductase → MRQTPWFQVPPIAMGTHLGDMTESDSALYRKSLSFGLMNGINMIDTALNYRGMKSERDIGAVLNMLLVDSGQLKREQIIISTKAGIIPGDIDAKLVPKDYLEKILYKQNIISPADVNSVDHHRHVLAPDYFQFAIEQSRKHLNLETIDIYYLHNPEISMMTLGAESFYKKLQALFSFFEIQIEKKRIRFYGMAAWDAFLLHEGNPGYISLEKVVETARSVAGESHHFKFLQTPYNHFKQEAGNLANQKVKGKSYTLFQSAEQQGIFVTTSAPFHLGKVFEDGVSSRKALSDIIQTPGILSAMVGMKQDVHMKENIKTLHELPAIKQ, encoded by the coding sequence ATGCGTCAAACACCATGGTTTCAAGTCCCTCCAATTGCGATGGGAACACATCTTGGGGATATGACGGAGTCTGATTCGGCTCTGTACCGGAAATCATTATCATTCGGTTTGATGAATGGAATTAACATGATTGATACCGCATTGAACTACCGGGGAATGAAGTCAGAACGCGATATTGGAGCTGTCTTAAACATGTTGCTTGTTGATTCAGGACAGCTGAAAAGAGAACAGATTATCATCTCCACCAAGGCCGGAATCATTCCGGGGGACATTGATGCAAAGCTGGTGCCAAAAGACTATTTGGAGAAAATTCTCTATAAACAGAACATAATTTCCCCTGCTGATGTAAACAGTGTTGATCATCACCGTCATGTGCTGGCCCCGGATTACTTCCAGTTTGCAATAGAACAAAGCAGGAAGCATCTTAACTTAGAAACGATTGATATCTATTATCTTCATAATCCGGAGATTTCGATGATGACACTGGGTGCTGAATCTTTTTATAAAAAGTTACAGGCTTTATTCTCCTTTTTTGAAATTCAAATTGAGAAAAAGAGAATCCGTTTCTATGGAATGGCTGCCTGGGACGCGTTCCTCCTGCATGAAGGTAATCCCGGTTATATTTCGTTGGAGAAAGTAGTGGAAACCGCACGGTCTGTTGCGGGTGAAAGCCACCACTTTAAGTTTTTGCAAACTCCATATAATCATTTCAAACAGGAAGCGGGGAATCTGGCAAATCAAAAGGTGAAAGGAAAAAGCTATACGTTATTTCAGTCTGCAGAACAGCAAGGCATTTTTGTCACCACGAGTGCTCCTTTTCATTTAGGTAAGGTTTTCGAAGATGGAGTAAGTTCACGAAAAGCGTTATCGGACATCATCCAGACGCCAGGAATCCTTTCTGCCATGGTGGGAATGAAACAAGACGTGCATATGAAGGAAAATATTAAAACACTACATGAATTACCGGCTATAAAGCAGTGA
- a CDS encoding ABC transporter ATP-binding protein yields MFKELIKPFQYKKINLANIDAQNQEDAAPLSNKSKRFETLKRIWRFLAVEKGLFLLVLLMVAGSSALALAGPFFVGKAVDDFLVNQDISGLGFMLVLLVAIYLLHSVTLFLQNYWMVGIAQNTVFAMRDKLFRHLHRLPVAFFDKRKHGELMSRVTNDIENVSSTLNSSVIQIFSSLLTLIGTIAVMLWLSPLLTFITILVVPAMFFGLKWITNRTGKLFKEQQRNLGDMNGFIEETISGQCIVKTFSRENEIIEEFKIKNEKLRRSAFWAQAFSGFIPKVMNTLNHLSFALIAAIGGLLAMKGAISIGTIIVFTEYSRQFTRPLNDLANQFNTLLSAIAGADRVFDILDEKEEAKRESEGKEFGEIKGEVRFDDVSFSYEKDDDGDTVTDISFTVSPGETAALVGPTGAGKSTILNLLFRFYDPGSGKILIDGQDISEVKHESVRKQMAFVLQDTFLFEGTIKDNIRFGRLDASDEEIVAAAKQANAHSFIRKLPEGYDTVLKQDGSGISQGQRQLLSIARAILADPAILILDEATSSIDTITELKIQEALDLLMKDRTTFVIAHRLNTIRKADLILFLADGEIVEKGTHEELIGKRGYYAGLHGA; encoded by the coding sequence ATGTTCAAGGAACTGATCAAGCCTTTCCAATATAAGAAAATCAACCTGGCAAACATCGATGCCCAAAATCAGGAAGATGCAGCCCCGTTGAGTAACAAAAGCAAACGATTCGAAACGCTCAAAAGGATATGGCGCTTTCTGGCTGTTGAAAAAGGGCTGTTTCTGCTTGTGCTCCTGATGGTCGCAGGCAGTTCGGCGCTGGCACTTGCCGGGCCATTTTTTGTCGGTAAAGCAGTGGATGATTTTCTGGTCAACCAGGATATAAGCGGCCTTGGTTTTATGCTGGTGCTGCTTGTCGCCATTTATTTACTGCACTCAGTGACGCTCTTCCTGCAAAATTATTGGATGGTCGGCATTGCCCAAAATACCGTTTTTGCGATGCGTGACAAATTGTTCCGCCACCTCCATCGCCTCCCTGTTGCCTTTTTTGATAAAAGGAAGCATGGCGAACTGATGAGCCGGGTGACAAATGATATTGAAAATGTCAGCTCAACACTGAACAGCTCGGTTATTCAAATTTTCTCAAGCCTGCTGACCCTTATCGGCACGATTGCGGTCATGCTCTGGCTCAGTCCTTTGCTCACCTTCATCACCATTCTTGTCGTGCCGGCGATGTTTTTCGGTCTGAAGTGGATCACGAACCGGACCGGAAAGCTTTTTAAAGAACAACAGCGTAACCTTGGTGACATGAACGGTTTTATCGAAGAGACAATCTCCGGGCAGTGTATTGTCAAAACGTTTTCCAGGGAAAACGAAATCATTGAGGAGTTCAAAATCAAAAATGAAAAACTGAGGCGTTCGGCCTTCTGGGCCCAGGCCTTCTCAGGATTCATTCCGAAAGTGATGAATACACTTAATCATTTGAGTTTCGCATTGATTGCGGCAATTGGCGGCCTGCTTGCAATGAAAGGAGCAATTTCAATCGGGACCATTATTGTATTCACCGAATACTCACGGCAATTCACACGTCCGCTTAACGACCTGGCCAACCAGTTTAACACATTGCTTTCGGCCATTGCCGGAGCGGACAGGGTGTTTGACATCTTGGACGAGAAAGAAGAGGCAAAGCGTGAGTCTGAAGGAAAAGAATTCGGTGAGATAAAAGGTGAAGTCCGGTTTGACGATGTCTCGTTTTCCTATGAAAAAGATGACGATGGCGATACGGTAACAGACATCAGTTTCACGGTTTCACCGGGGGAAACAGCGGCACTTGTCGGACCGACGGGTGCCGGCAAATCGACGATCCTTAATTTATTGTTCAGATTTTATGACCCTGGCAGCGGTAAGATTTTGATCGACGGCCAGGATATATCTGAAGTAAAACATGAAAGTGTCCGTAAACAAATGGCATTTGTGCTCCAGGATACATTTCTTTTCGAAGGGACCATCAAGGACAATATCAGGTTCGGCAGGCTGGATGCCAGTGACGAGGAGATTGTGGCAGCGGCAAAGCAGGCAAATGCCCATTCATTCATCAGAAAGCTTCCGGAAGGATACGATACCGTGTTAAAACAGGACGGCAGCGGCATCAGCCAGGGCCAGCGGCAATTGCTTTCCATCGCCAGGGCGATCCTTGCCGATCCTGCCATCCTTATTCTTGATGAGGCGACGAGCAGCATCGATACCATAACGGAACTAAAAATCCAGGAAGCACTTGATCTGTTGATGAAAGACAGGACAACGTTCGTCATCGCCCATCGGCTGAACACCATTCGCAAAGCGGATCTCATCCTTTTCCTTGCGGATGGAGAGATTGTTGAGAAAGGGACACATGAGGAGTTGATTGGGAAGAGAGGGTATTATGCCGGGCTCCATGGGGCATAG
- the ddlA gene encoding D-alanine--D-alanine ligase, producing the protein MSKKLRVGLVFGGKSAEHEVSLQSAKNIVDAIDKDKYDVTLLGIDKEGKWHLNDSSKYLINEENPKLIQLNKSDQSIAVIPGEEDRQVLNVTRSNPIEQLDVIFPIVHGTLGEDGSIQGMLRIANIPYVGADVLGSAVCMDKDIAKKLLKSAGINVADSLTYRRSSRQAISFEEVKETLGLPCFVKPASQGSSVGVSKVYDEEGFNKAVEEAFSYDHKILIEKAVKGREIECAVLGNDEPEASLPGEILPQGDFYSYDTKYIDENGAILEMPAKLNDEQIDEIKKTAIETFKVLECQGMARVDFFLTEDGQLIINEVNTLPGFTKISMYPKLWEISGLSYPELIDRLIQLGIERYEQNQMLKSSVD; encoded by the coding sequence TTGAGTAAGAAACTTAGAGTAGGCCTGGTTTTTGGCGGTAAGTCGGCTGAGCACGAGGTATCACTTCAGTCGGCCAAAAACATTGTGGATGCGATTGATAAGGACAAATATGATGTTACGCTGCTCGGGATTGATAAAGAGGGAAAATGGCATTTGAATGACAGTTCAAAATATCTCATAAACGAGGAAAACCCGAAACTTATCCAGCTGAACAAGTCCGACCAATCGATTGCTGTTATTCCGGGAGAAGAGGACCGGCAAGTTTTGAATGTAACCCGTTCCAATCCCATTGAGCAGCTGGACGTGATATTTCCGATTGTCCACGGGACTCTCGGTGAAGACGGCAGTATCCAGGGGATGCTTCGCATTGCCAATATCCCTTACGTTGGAGCGGATGTGTTAGGATCGGCTGTTTGCATGGATAAAGATATAGCAAAAAAATTGCTTAAGAGTGCCGGTATTAATGTCGCCGATTCCCTGACGTACCGGAGAAGTTCCCGTCAGGCCATCAGCTTTGAAGAAGTGAAAGAAACACTGGGTCTGCCGTGTTTCGTAAAGCCTGCCAGCCAGGGGTCTTCCGTAGGCGTCAGTAAAGTGTACGACGAAGAAGGGTTCAACAAAGCGGTAGAAGAAGCTTTTTCTTATGATCATAAGATTTTGATTGAAAAAGCGGTAAAAGGCCGTGAAATTGAATGTGCAGTATTGGGGAATGATGAGCCGGAAGCTTCATTGCCGGGTGAAATCCTTCCGCAGGGAGATTTCTATTCGTATGATACAAAGTACATTGATGAAAATGGCGCTATCCTGGAAATGCCGGCAAAGTTAAATGATGAACAGATTGATGAAATTAAAAAGACCGCTATCGAAACTTTTAAAGTTCTGGAATGTCAGGGAATGGCAAGAGTGGATTTTTTTCTGACGGAAGATGGCCAGCTGATCATCAATGAAGTGAACACGCTGCCCGGCTTCACAAAAATCAGCATGTATCCAAAACTGTGGGAGATAAGCGGACTTTCCTATCCAGAGCTTATTGATCGGCTGATCCAATTGGGCATTGAGAGATATGAGCAGAATCAGATGTTGAAGAGTAGTGTGGATTGA
- a CDS encoding alpha/beta family hydrolase, protein MEITYGQVKGIRNQIIPYTSIQTGESNNRLCVMLPGLGYTTDHPLFYYVTSLFLNKKYDILHLNYKYDLDSFVQLERSEQIRFVQETVKTALDQLLDSETNQKVFLIAKSIGTAALVSELQTRSEIQNAKAVWLTPLLKEDLVFNYLSAHKQQGGLLVIGDRDPHYSKERYNRVSEVQELKTVLVPEANHSLDHSNDPYKSIDVLRDVIQAIDRFSYDDEEL, encoded by the coding sequence ATGGAAATCACATACGGTCAAGTTAAAGGCATCAGGAACCAAATAATTCCCTATACATCGATTCAAACGGGCGAAAGCAATAATAGATTATGTGTTATGCTTCCAGGGTTAGGATATACAACGGACCATCCACTGTTTTACTATGTAACTTCTTTATTCTTAAATAAGAAATATGATATTCTTCATCTTAATTATAAATATGATCTGGACTCATTTGTTCAATTGGAGCGCAGCGAACAGATCCGGTTCGTGCAAGAAACTGTTAAAACTGCTCTGGACCAACTTTTGGATTCAGAAACGAACCAAAAAGTATTTTTAATTGCTAAATCGATTGGAACTGCAGCTCTTGTCAGTGAACTACAAACTCGGAGCGAAATCCAGAATGCCAAAGCTGTATGGCTGACTCCTCTTTTGAAAGAAGATCTTGTCTTTAATTATCTGAGTGCCCATAAACAACAGGGAGGGCTTCTTGTTATTGGAGACAGGGATCCTCACTATTCTAAAGAGCGTTACAATCGAGTTAGTGAAGTGCAAGAACTTAAGACTGTGTTGGTCCCTGAGGCAAACCATTCACTTGATCATAGCAATGATCCTTATAAATCAATAGATGTACTGAGGGATGTTATACAAGCAATCGATCGGTTTTCGTATGATGATGAAGAGTTGTGA
- a CDS encoding ABC transporter ATP-binding protein has protein sequence MGKLFSYLKPYRLPIGAAVFLMLTELAVELVQPLLMAAIIDEGIMKNDLDRVLLWGGVMIGISLLSFAAGITNSFFASHVSQSFGYDVRVGLMEKLQSFSFNNLQKFSNASLITRMTNDVTQVQNTVFMGVRIMLRAPLLLFGGVIMSLLVDVQLALILVITIPILFLFLVWALNRAGKLFTSVQERLDAVNNVMRENLSGMRLIKAFVRGPHEIGRFEEVNERLRDRTIAALRLIEFTMPVLLLVMNLSVLVVLWFGSIKVDTGGASVGEVVAIINYGTRMTSALSVMTWILMVISRAKASARRISDVFDAEVDETKTEVGDLSGKIREGKVEFDEVSFRYPGTDASVLTNISFSVDPGETVAFLGETGSGKTSLFQLIPRLYDADAGEVRIDGRGVREIDTGILRRAIGFVPQEAILFSGSVKENIKWGNADASMTDIINAARDAQIHGTIEKLPGQYETKIGQKGVNLSGGQKQRLSIARALVRKPKILLLDDSTSALDMRTEARLLQAIANDHCTTLIITQKINTAMKADRIILLEDGEIAGAGNHRQLMEESHLYRKIVLSQNWEGDEVSCSRN, from the coding sequence ATGGGGAAGCTCTTTTCGTACTTGAAACCTTACCGACTCCCGATCGGGGCGGCGGTGTTTTTAATGCTGACGGAACTGGCAGTCGAACTTGTTCAGCCGTTGTTGATGGCAGCCATCATAGATGAGGGGATCATGAAAAATGACCTGGATCGTGTCTTGTTATGGGGTGGTGTCATGATCGGTATTTCGCTGCTGTCCTTTGCTGCTGGCATCACGAACTCGTTCTTTGCTTCGCATGTCAGCCAGAGTTTCGGATACGATGTCAGGGTGGGCTTGATGGAGAAGCTGCAGTCTTTTTCCTTCAATAACTTGCAGAAGTTTTCGAATGCATCGTTGATAACAAGGATGACGAATGATGTCACCCAGGTGCAAAATACAGTGTTTATGGGAGTCCGCATCATGTTGCGGGCACCGCTGCTGCTGTTTGGCGGCGTGATCATGTCCCTTCTGGTAGATGTGCAGCTGGCACTAATCTTAGTTATCACAATCCCGATATTATTCTTATTCCTTGTGTGGGCTTTAAACAGGGCCGGCAAGCTGTTCACCTCTGTACAAGAGCGGCTCGATGCGGTCAACAACGTGATGCGTGAGAATCTATCCGGCATGAGGCTCATCAAAGCTTTTGTAAGAGGGCCGCATGAAATCGGGCGGTTTGAAGAAGTGAACGAACGGCTGAGGGACCGGACGATTGCTGCGCTGCGCCTTATTGAATTTACGATGCCGGTATTGCTCCTTGTGATGAATCTAAGTGTGCTCGTCGTGCTCTGGTTTGGAAGCATCAAGGTCGATACGGGAGGTGCAAGTGTTGGTGAAGTTGTCGCTATCATAAATTACGGAACACGGATGACGTCCGCACTCTCAGTCATGACCTGGATATTGATGGTGATTTCGCGGGCCAAAGCATCAGCTCGCCGGATTTCAGACGTGTTCGATGCAGAAGTGGATGAAACTAAGACAGAGGTTGGCGACCTGTCAGGAAAGATACGGGAAGGGAAAGTGGAATTTGATGAGGTGTCCTTCCGTTATCCGGGAACTGATGCATCCGTGCTTACTAACATTTCCTTTTCAGTGGATCCGGGTGAGACTGTTGCGTTTCTTGGTGAAACAGGCTCCGGAAAGACGTCTCTTTTTCAATTGATTCCCCGCCTGTATGATGCAGATGCGGGCGAGGTCCGGATCGACGGCAGGGGCGTGCGTGAAATAGATACCGGCATCCTGCGCCGGGCCATTGGTTTTGTGCCGCAGGAAGCCATACTGTTCAGCGGCTCAGTTAAAGAAAATATAAAATGGGGAAATGCGGATGCGTCCATGACGGATATCATTAATGCAGCACGGGACGCCCAGATTCACGGCACAATCGAAAAATTGCCGGGTCAGTATGAGACGAAAATTGGCCAAAAGGGTGTAAATCTCTCGGGCGGTCAAAAGCAGCGGCTGTCGATTGCAAGGGCGTTAGTCCGCAAGCCAAAGATCCTTTTACTTGATGACAGCACCAGTGCACTGGACATGCGAACAGAGGCAAGGCTGCTGCAAGCAATTGCAAACGATCATTGTACAACCCTGATTATTACGCAAAAAATCAATACGGCAATGAAGGCGGACCGCATCATCCTTTTGGAAGACGGGGAAATCGCAGGCGCAGGGAATCACCGCCAGCTAATGGAGGAATCGCACCTGTACCGAAAAATCGTTCTGTCTCAAAACTGGGAAGGGGATGAAGTATCATGTTCAAGGAACTGA